One segment of Chroicocephalus ridibundus chromosome 25, bChrRid1.1, whole genome shotgun sequence DNA contains the following:
- the LOC134507666 gene encoding olfactory receptor 14J1-like codes for MSNSSSITEFLLLAFADTRELQLLHFGLFLGIYLAALLGNGLIITTIACDHRLHTPMYFFLLNLSVLDLGSISTILPKAMANSLWDTKAISYSDCVAQVFLYLLWIAGEYFLLTVMSYDRYVAICKPLHYGTLLGSRACVHMAAAAWGSGFLTALLHTANTFLVPLCQGNGINQYFCEIPQILKLSCSDSYLREVRLTMFSAFFALGCFVFILLSYVQIFRVVLRIPSEQGRHKAFSTCLPHLAVVSLFLSTAIFAGLKPRSVTSQSLDLVVTVLYTLLPPVVNPLIYSMRNKELKEAIRKVISGALFSN; via the coding sequence atgtccaacagcagctccatcactgagttcctcctcctggcattcgcagacacacgggagctgcagctcttgcacttcgggctcttcctgggcatctacctggctgccctcctgggcaacggcctcatcatcaccaccatcgcctgtgaccaccgcctccacacccccatgtacttcttcctcctcaacctctctgttcttgacctgggctccatctccaccattctccccaaagccatggccaattccctctgggacaccaagGCCATCTCCTACTCAGATTGTGTTGCCCAGGTCTTTCTGTATCTCTTATGGATTGCAGgagagtattttcttctcaccgtcatgtcctatgaccgctacgtggccatctgcaaacccctgcactacgggaccctcctgggcagcagagcttgtgtccacatggcagcagctgcctggggcagtgggtttctcactgctctcctgcacacggccaatacatttttgGTACCACTTTGCCAAGGCAATGGTATAAACCAGTatttctgtgaaatcccccagatcctcaagctctcctgctcagactcctacctcagggaagtcaGGCTTaccatgttttctgccttttttgcgcttggttgttttgtgttcatcttactatcctatgtgcagatcttcagggtcgtgctgaggatcccctctgagcagggacggcacaaagccttttccacgtgcctccctcacctggccgtggtctccctgtttctcagcactgccatcTTTGCAGGGCTCAAGCCCCGCTCCGTCACCTCCCAatccctggatctggtggtgACTGTTCTGTACACACTGTTGCCTCCAgtagtgaaccccctcatctacagcatgaggaacaaggagctcaaggaggccatCAGGAAGGTGATTTCAGGGGcgcttttcagtaattaa
- the LOC134526982 gene encoding olfactory receptor 14A16-like: MSNSSSITQFLLLAFADTRELQLLHFGLFLGIYLAALLANGLIITAIACDHRLHTPMYFFLLNLSLLDLGSISTTLPKAMANSLWDTRAISYAGCAAQVFSFLFSAAAEFYLLTVMSYDRYVAICKPLHYGTLLGSRACVHMAAAAWGSGFLNALLQTANTFSLTLCQGNALDQFFCEIPQILKLSCSHSDSLREVGLIVVSVCLAFGCFVFIVLSYVQIFRAVLRIPSEQGRHKAFSTCLPHLAVVSLFVSTAVFAYLKPPSISSPVLNLVVAVLYSVLPPALNPLIYSMRNQELK, translated from the coding sequence atgtccaacagcagctccatcacccagttcctcctcctggcattcgcagacacacgggagctgcagctcttgcacttcgggctcttcctgggcatctacctggctgccctcctggccaatggcctcatcatcaccgccatcgcctgtgaccaccgcctccacacccccatgtacttcttcctcctcaacctctccctccttgacctgggctccatctctactactcttcccaaagccatggccaattccctctgggacaccagggccatctcctatgcaggatgtgctgcacaggttttttctttcttattcagtgctgcagcagagttttatcttctcaccgtcatgtcctatgaccgctacgttgccatctgcaaacccctgcactacgggaccctcctgggcagcagagcttgtgtccacatggcagcagctgcctggggcagtgggtttctcaatgctctgctgcaaacggccaatacattttccctaaccctctgccagggcaatgccctggaccagttcttctgtgaaatcccccagatcctcaagctctcctgctcacactcagactccctcagggaagttgggcttattgttgttagtgtctgtttagcatttggttgttttgtgttcatcgtgctgtcctatgtgcagatattcagggccgtgctgaggatcccctctgagcagggacggcacaaagccttttccacgtgcctccctcacctggccgtggtctccctgtttgtcagcactgccgtgtttgcctacctgaagcccccctccatctcctccccagttctcaacctggtggtggctgtgctgtactcagtgttgcctccagcactgaaccccctcatctacagcatgaggaaccaggagctcaag